One part of the Humulus lupulus chromosome 9, drHumLupu1.1, whole genome shotgun sequence genome encodes these proteins:
- the LOC133800875 gene encoding probable protein phosphatase 2C 65 codes for MGGCCSSKHNRRRGGYFGDDFFEEKAYEDDDEEDDMRYGEKGARIRLRGSSTYTSMYTQQGRKGINQDAMTIWENFTGEKDMVLCGVFDGHGPYGHKVARHVRDNLATKLSKVIDQSKFNSCKYGDVDLAADRDLNNNTSDDNNKDKDSHGNDDNNSNVVLSLSSWEACLIKSFKEMDEDLSLDSTIDSFCSGSTAVTVVKQGDNLIIANLGDSRAILGTRGDRNQLITVPLTVDLKPDIPSEAERIKKCKGRVFAADEEPDVCRIWMPEDDCPGLAMARAFGDFCLKDYGLISIPDVSYRRLTPNDQFVVLATDGIWDALTNSEVVKIVGSAKKRSSAAKMVVNRAVRSWRCKYPGSRVDDCAVVILFFNDQPSLLLNKSYSSSSSISRPSSTHRNHYHLSLSQSFKSFTSCDAAPADDDDDQDHDHEHHHDRVGYDHSSSMRICSPSSSQDHNHNNQEWYALEGVSRVNSIVRLPRFLSFGKRSTTSATSTDYHAVQSS; via the exons ATGGGAGGATGTTGTAGTAGTAAGCATAATCGTAGGCGTGGAGGGTATTTTGGGGATGATTTTTTTGAGGAGAAGGcatatgaagatgatgatgaagaagatgaTATGAGATATGGTGAAAAGGGTGCTCGAATAAGGCTTCGAGGCTCTTCTACATACACATCAATGTACACCCAACAAGGCAGGAAAGGGATCAATCAAGACGCCATGACCATTTGGGAG AACTTTACGGGTGAGAAAGATATGGTGTTGTGCGGTGTGTTTGATGGGCATGGTCCCTACGGTCACAAGGTGGCACGGCATGTGCGTGATAATTTGGCCACAAAGCTCTCCAAAGTCATTGACCAGTCAAAATTCAATAGCTGCAAGTATGGTGACGTGGATTTGGCTGCTGATAGAGACTTGAATAATAATACCAGTGATGACAACAACAAAGACAAAGATAGTCATGGCAACGACGACAACAACTCTAATGTCGTTTTGTCCCTTTCTTCTTGGGAAGCTTGTTTGATTAAATCTTTCAAGGAAATGGATGAAGATCTTAGTCTTGATTCCACCATTGATAGCTTCTGCAGTGGTTCCACTGCTGTTACTGTTGTCAAACag GGTGACAACTTGATAATTGCCAACCTGGGGGACTCGCGTGCAATTCTTGGGACAAGAGGGGACAGAAATCAACTCATAACGGTTCCACTCACAGTAGACTTAAAACCAGATATTCCAA GTGAGGCTGAAAGAATCAAGAAGTGCAAAGGTAGAGTATTTGCAGCTGATGAAGAACCAGATGTTTGTAGAATATGGATGCCTGAGGATGATTGCCCTGGTCTTGCAATGGCCAGGGCTTTTGGTGATTTTTGTCTCAAAGATTATGGCCTTATCTCTATTCCTGATGTCTCTTATAGAAGACTCACACCCAATGATCAATTTGTCGTTTTGGCCACTGATGGG ATTTGGGATGCATTGACAAACAGTGAGGTGGTGAAGATAGTAGGGTCAGCCAAAAAGAGATCATCAGCAGCTAAAATGGTGGTGAACAGAGCAGTTCGATCATGGAGATGCAAGTATCCAGGCTCCAGGGTCGATGACTGTGCTGTCGTTATCTTATTCTTCAACGACCAACCATCCTTGTTACTCAACAAGTCctactcatcttcttcttccatttctaGGCCAAGTAGTACTCATCGCAACCACTACCATCTCTCACTCTCTCAAAGCTTCAAATCCTTCACCAGCTGCGACGCTGCTCCAgccgatgatgatgatgatcaagATCACGATCACGAACATCATCATGATCGAGTGGGGTATGATCATAGTAGCAGTATGAGAATTTGCTCACCATCATCATCACAAGATCATAACCATAATAATCAAGAATGGTATGCCCTTGAAGGAGTGAGTCGAGTCAATTCCATTGTGAGGCTCCCTCGGTTCTTGAGTTTTGGCAAACGTTCCACTACTTCTGCTACTTCTACCGATTATCATGCGGTTCAATCTTCTTAG
- the LOC133800876 gene encoding aldose reductase isoform X2 yields the protein MADSKNAVSFKLMSGRSIPAVGLDTWKSGSETTNSVFTSIVEAGYRHIDTAAQYGVQEEVGHALQSAMEAGVERRAIFVTSKIWCSDLSPDRVRPALNNTLRDLQIDCLDLYLIHWPFLLKKGASKPPKGGEVMEFDMEGVWKEMEKLVDENLVRHIGISNFTLNKLNTLLSFAQIKPSVCQMEMHPGWRNGKMLEACKKNGIHVTAYSPLGSSEGEGGRDLINDPTVERVAKKLNKSLAQVLVKWALQTGTSVIPTTSNNPDSIKENIQVFGWEIPPQDFEALSTLSDQGFFI from the exons atgGCAGATTCTAAAAACGCAGTGTCGTTTAAGCTTATGAGTGGTCGTTCCATTCCAGCTGTGGGATTGGATACTTGGAAATCAGGTTCAGAAACCACCAACTCTGTCTTCACCTCCATCGTTGAG GCCGGTTACAGACACATAGATACAGCTGCACAGTATGGAGTTCAAGAAGAG GTTGGGCACGCTTTGCAATCAGCCATGGAAGCAGGAGTTGAAAGAAGGGCTATTTTTGTCACCTCGAAGATATG GTGCTCAGACTTGTCCCCTGATAGGGTTCGACCTGCTCTAAACAACACCCTTCGAGATCTCCAAATCGACTGCCTTGATCTTTATTTG ATCCATTGGCCTTTTCTCCTGAAAAAAGGAGCAAGTAAGCCTCCCAAAGGTggagaggtaatggagtttgacATGGAAGGAGTTTGGAAAGAGATGGAGAAGCTTGTGGATGAGAACCTTGTAAGACACATTGGCATCTCCAACTTTACTCTTAACAAGCTCAATACTCTTCTCAGCTTTGCTCAAATAAAGCCTTCAGTTTGTCAG ATGGAAATGCATCCAGGTTGGAGAAATGGCAAAATGCTGGAAGCTTGCAAAAAGAATGGCATTCATGTCACT GCCTACTCACCATTGGGATCATCGGAAGGTGAAGGTGGTAGGGATCTGATAAACGATCCAACGGTGGAGAGGGTAGCAAAGAAGCTGAACAAGAGCCTAGCCCAAGTACTTGTCAAATGGGCCCTCCAAACAGGAACAAGCGTAATCCCAACAACATCAAACAACCCAGATAGTATTAAAGAGAACATTCAAGTGTTTGGCTGGGAAATCCCTCCCCAAGACTTTGAAGCTCTTTCTACTCTCTCTGATCAG GGGTTTTTCATATGA
- the LOC133800876 gene encoding aldose reductase isoform X1: protein MADSKNAVSFKLMSGRSIPAVGLDTWKSGSETTNSVFTSIVEAGYRHIDTAAQYGVQEEVGHALQSAMEAGVERRAIFVTSKIWCSDLSPDRVRPALNNTLRDLQIDCLDLYLIHWPFLLKKGASKPPKGGEVMEFDMEGVWKEMEKLVDENLVRHIGISNFTLNKLNTLLSFAQIKPSVCQMEMHPGWRNGKMLEACKKNGIHVTAYSPLGSSEGEGGRDLINDPTVERVAKKLNKSLAQVLVKWALQTGTSVIPTTSNNPDSIKENIQVFGWEIPPQDFEALSTLSDQKRVVDGEDLFVNKEEGPIMSVADVWDNED, encoded by the exons atgGCAGATTCTAAAAACGCAGTGTCGTTTAAGCTTATGAGTGGTCGTTCCATTCCAGCTGTGGGATTGGATACTTGGAAATCAGGTTCAGAAACCACCAACTCTGTCTTCACCTCCATCGTTGAG GCCGGTTACAGACACATAGATACAGCTGCACAGTATGGAGTTCAAGAAGAG GTTGGGCACGCTTTGCAATCAGCCATGGAAGCAGGAGTTGAAAGAAGGGCTATTTTTGTCACCTCGAAGATATG GTGCTCAGACTTGTCCCCTGATAGGGTTCGACCTGCTCTAAACAACACCCTTCGAGATCTCCAAATCGACTGCCTTGATCTTTATTTG ATCCATTGGCCTTTTCTCCTGAAAAAAGGAGCAAGTAAGCCTCCCAAAGGTggagaggtaatggagtttgacATGGAAGGAGTTTGGAAAGAGATGGAGAAGCTTGTGGATGAGAACCTTGTAAGACACATTGGCATCTCCAACTTTACTCTTAACAAGCTCAATACTCTTCTCAGCTTTGCTCAAATAAAGCCTTCAGTTTGTCAG ATGGAAATGCATCCAGGTTGGAGAAATGGCAAAATGCTGGAAGCTTGCAAAAAGAATGGCATTCATGTCACT GCCTACTCACCATTGGGATCATCGGAAGGTGAAGGTGGTAGGGATCTGATAAACGATCCAACGGTGGAGAGGGTAGCAAAGAAGCTGAACAAGAGCCTAGCCCAAGTACTTGTCAAATGGGCCCTCCAAACAGGAACAAGCGTAATCCCAACAACATCAAACAACCCAGATAGTATTAAAGAGAACATTCAAGTGTTTGGCTGGGAAATCCCTCCCCAAGACTTTGAAGCTCTTTCTACTCTCTCTGATCAG AAGCGAGTAGTAGATGGTGAGGATTTGTTTGTGAACAAGGAAGAAGGTCCAATCATGAGCGTAGCTGATGTGTGGGACAATGAGGACTAA